Proteins from a single region of Artemia franciscana chromosome 2, ASM3288406v1, whole genome shotgun sequence:
- the LOC136033965 gene encoding craniofacial development protein 2-like codes for MRTLDKFRIDIAGLSETRLTGFGTLNSETYHILCSGLETRKEAGVGMVLSSQAKKCLVDWEPINERILRARFATSQAKLTVIVVYAPTNDTIGQNKDDFYRVLSNVVTKAHRHDIVTLCRDFNAKVGSDASYATVILGKHGLREINDNGVRLIDFCATHELIVGALWFPHKQIHKYTWNSPDGVTRNEIDHILIAKHRRRCLEDVRTFRGADCYSNHQLVVAKFKLKLKTIIKPQWSVKRFNVRKLQDPYVLQKYTSTLSNKFSMLRDELSIDNQWEKIVESLKEVAQEVVGYNRKKKEQWISESTWDIIDQRAKVKILVYRHEHNTTCTREYLDD; via the coding sequence ATGAGGACCCTTGATAAGTTCCGTATTGACATTGCTGGACTCTCTGAGACCAGACTTACCGGTTTTGGTACTTTGAATAGTGAAACATACCATATTTTGTGTTCTGGACTTGAAACTAGAAAAGAGGCAGGTGTTGGAATGGTATTAAGTAGTCAGGCCAAAAAATGCCTAGTGGACTGGGAACCTATTAATGAGCGGATCCTTCGTGCTCGCTTTGCCACTTCTCAGGCCAAATTAACAGTTATTGTTGTGTATGCCCCAACCAATGATACCATTGGTCAGAACAAAGATGATTTTTATCGCGTGTTGTCAAATGTTGTTACTAAAGCTCATCGGCACGATATTGTGACTTTGTGTAGGGACtttaacgctaaagttggaaGTGATGCCTCCTATGCCACAGTTATCCTTGGTAAGCATGGACTGAGGGAAATCAATGATAATGGCGTACGTTTAATTGACTTCTGTGCGACTCATGAACTTATAGTCGGCGCATTATGGTTCCCTCATaaacaaatacacaaatatacttggaactcgcctgatggtgtaacaagaaatgaaatagaCCATATTTTAATTGCCAAGCACAGGCGACGTTGTTTAGAGGATGTTAGGACCTTTCGAGGTGCCGACTGCTATTCCAACCATCAACTTGTTGTTGCTAAgtttaagttgaaactaaaaactatcATAAAGCCCCAGTGGTCAGTAAAAAGATTTAATGTGAGAAAACTGCAGGACCCGTATGTATTACAAAAGTATACATCTACTTTGTCAAATAAGTTTTCCATGCTAAGGGACGAGCTGTCAATTGATAATCAATGGGAAAAGATCGTCGAGTCCCTGAAAGAAGTGGCACAAGAAGTTGTGGGATATAACAGGAAGAAGAAAGAGCAGTGGATATCTGAAAGTACTTGGGATATCATTGATCAAAGGGCAAAAGTCAAAATTCTCGTATATAGACATGAGCATAACACGACATGCACTAGAGAATATCTTGATGATTGA